TCCAGTGCCAAGACCGGAGAGGGTGTGGCGGACATGTTCACAGTCCTTGCCGAACTCATGTATCGGGAGGCAAAGAAGACCAGCGAGGCAAAGAAGCGAGGTGTGTGATCTTTGCTCAGCTCTCGTATGCGAGTCCCCTTCTGAATGCTTGAGTATTGAGCTTCGAGTCCCCTGTCATCTCTCTGACTCGTTCTTCCACATGTTCCATCGGGAACGGGAGGCCTGCGTGTGTACACACGACGCCTAGCATGAACGCATTCAACAGTGGCCCTCCCCCAGTGGTTCCAAGGGCCTCGACAGGGTCTACATGAATCACTCTACTAGTCATTGAGGAGAGCCCCTCGAGTATCGCCGACCTGCTGGGGTAGTCGGAGACCCCTGACAGGGTGTCAAGTGTCTGTACTTCAAGCATGCTGACGACTGCCGTTGTGCGCCTCGACGAGTACTCCACAGCCGCCCGGAGTGCTTCTAGTGGTTCAAGACCCAATAGCAGGTCGAGCTCGCCTGCCGGCACGAGTGGACCGACATTGTGCGCGGACAGTCTGATGTGTGTGAAGACCGTACCGCCGCGTCGAGAGGCGCCGAATGTCTCTCCCATGATGGGGTTGAGCCCTGCGCTCAATGCCGCCTCAGCAAATACCCGTCCGGCAGAGAGGCCACCCTGTCCACCAACGCCGGCCACAATGATACTGAAGGTGTCCATTATGACTCACTCACTCCAGCCGATAGCCTCGCTCGGGCAGACCTCGATGCACGAGCCACAACGCACGCAGCTCTCCTGTATTATGAATGGTCGGGAGGATGCCCTGTCCCACCCTATTGCTGTGCACTGGTACTGACCTGCGCAGACTCTGCACTTGTCTCCCCTGCACTTGTCACAATCAATTGTGATCTTCCGGTTTCCAGTTCTCTCAGACTCCATCCTTCTCTTCTCGTCCAACCTACAGACTCCATGCAACAGCAGCACTCTGAGCCCCCTTGTGTCCAGTGCCTTCTTGAGCGCCTCCTCCACTTGTCTGATACTCGTGGAGTCGACAGTGAGAAAGAGGTCAGGTTCGATGGCCATAATCAGACTGTCCAGTCTCAACTGGTGATGGTGGTTGTCCTCTGATGGCATACCTGCATGCTGTTGGAAGCCAGTCATTGCAGTCGTCTGATTATCGAGCACCATGAAGACAATGTCTGCTCCGTGATGCCGCGCGTTGATCAGGCCCGGGATGCAGGCATGAAAGAAGGTCGAGTCTCCCGCCACTGCAATGACCTTCGAGTGCAGGCCATGCCTCCACAGCTGTCCCATCCCTGATGCTGTTCCTATTCCAGAGCCCATTGCTTGCATGGTTTCCATTGCGGTGTCGTAGAACACTCCTAGCGAGTAGCATCCGATGTCCCCGGCCACAATAAACCGCTCCGGTGTCTTCCGACGAAGTCTGCGAATCGCCCAGTACACATTCCTGTGCGTACAGCCGGCGCAGAAAGTCATCCGGCGGTTGACAAGCA
This window of the Candidatus Thorarchaeota archaeon genome carries:
- a CDS encoding 2-oxoacid:acceptor oxidoreductase family protein, with amino-acid sequence MDTFSIIVAGVGGQGGLSAGRVFAEAALSAGLNPIMGETFGASRRGGTVFTHIRLSAHNVGPLVPAGELDLLLGLEPLEALRAAVEYSSRRTTAVVSMLEVQTLDTLSGVSDYPSRSAILEGLSSMTSRVIHVDPVEALGTTGGGPLLNAFMLGVVCTHAGLPFPMEHVEERVREMTGDSKLNTQAFRRGLAYES